A portion of the Lolium rigidum isolate FL_2022 chromosome 1, APGP_CSIRO_Lrig_0.1, whole genome shotgun sequence genome contains these proteins:
- the LOC124683112 gene encoding inactive anthranilate O-methyltransferase 1-like — translation MASKQTVFMNQGEGETSYARNSSAQGGLQKRMKPLIEAAIKDICTLYPKKMVIADLGCSSGPNAIALVSFAVEAINNQCVQFEQPPPEVCVLLNDLPGNDFNAVVKGLVTLSESNKPGLVTVGIIPGSFYERLFTSGSVHLFCSSNCQNWLSEAPEDLTRNLVPAYDVDEHARHERLHMVSEAYARQFRKDFTLFLELRAKELVQGGRMVVSLVGKSSDDRTPQFLHLWEMFAKILCVMASEGVIDRAKFNSFYVPLYGPSDKELREIIQEEGSFSISDMRVHDRSSSLNNPNTTASWVANQLRAAFEPIVVQHFGEVMDEFVRTAERRWSVEGSLEEELARYPRAQLVVSLAKKT, via the exons ATGGCCTCCAAGCAGACGGTGTTTATGAATCAAGGAGAAGGGGAGACAAGCTATGCTCGCAACTCCAGCGCCCAG GGTGGTCTGCAGAAGAGGATGAAGCCCCTGATAGAAGCAGCAATTAAGGACATATGCACCTTGTACCCCAAAAAGATGGTGATCGCGGACTTGGGATGCTCCTCTGGCCCAAACGCGATAGCACTGGTATCGTTCGCCGTCGAGGCCATTAATAACCAGTGTGTTCAGTTCGAACAGCCACCGCCGGAAGTGTGCGTGCTCCTCAATGACCTACCTGGCAACGACTTCAACGCGGTGGTGAAGGGCCTAGTCACGCTCTCTGAAAGCAACAAGCCTGGATTAGTGACCGTGGGGATCATACCAGGGTCATTCTACGAGAGGCTCTTCACTAGTGGCTCAGTGCATCTTTTCTGCTCGTCCAACTGCCAGAATTGGCTCTCAGAG GCTCCTGAAGATCTAACGAGGAACTTGGTCCCCGCGTACGATGTTGATGAGCATGCTAGGCATGAAAGACTCCACATGGTCAGTGAGGCTTATGCCCGTCAGTTCAGGAAAGATTTCACACTTTTCCTAGAGCTGAGAGCCAAGGAATTAGTCCAAGGAGGCCGGATGGTTGTTTCTCTGGTAGGGAAGAGTTCTGATGATCGCACTCCCCAGTTCCTTCACTTGTGGGAAATGTTTGCTAAGATTCTATGTGTCATGGCCTCAGAG GGCGTGATCGACAGAGCAAAGTTTAATTCTTTCTACGTGCCTCTGTATGGACCTTCCGACAAAGAGCTGAGGGAGATCATCCAAGAAGAGGGCTCCTTTTCAATCAGTGACATGCGGGTGCACGACCGTTCAAGCAGTCTGAACAATCCTAACACCACTGCAAGCTGGGTCGCCAACCAACTGAGAGCCGCGTTTGAGCCCATAGTTGTGCAGCACTTTGGAGAAGTGATGGATGAATTTGTGAGGACCGCCGAGAGACGCTGGAGCGTGGAGGGAAGcttggaggaggagctggcgagATACCCGCGGGCACAGCTGGTCGTGTCGCTGGCCAAGAAGACATGA
- the LOC124689672 gene encoding serine/threonine protein phosphatase 2A 57 kDa regulatory subunit B' theta isoform-like encodes MIKQILGRLPKKPAKSGEKDFAGASSSLSSPTSDARTTTDLTMSSRIGNPNNYAAAAANPGQSYGNKNTGVGAGASNGFMAPPVYEALPSFRDVPPSEKPGLFLRKLGMCCVVFDFTDPTKDVKEKEIKRQTLLELVDYVTSATGKFPEPVVQEVVNMVSTNLFRAPNPAPRENKALESFDLEEEEPVMDPAWPHLQIIFELFLRFVQSPETDAKMAKRYVDQSFILKLLDLFDSEDPREREYLKTILHRIYGKFMVHRPYIRKAINNIFYRFIFETEKHYGIAELLEILGSIINGFALPLKEEHKSFLVRALIPLHKPKCVSMYHQQLSYCVTQFVEKDCKLADTVIRGLLKYWPITNSSKEVMFLGELEEVLEATQTAEFQRCMVPLFRQIARCLSSSHFQVAERALFLWNNDHIEGLIKQNSRVLLPIILPALERNTKGHWNQAVQSLSLNVRKIFLDHDPALFEECLKKFQDDEAQGAAVRSKREATWKRLEEIGLSNLQATRPEAIVHQ; translated from the exons atGATCAAGCAAATCCTGGGCAGGCTCCCCAAGAAGCCGGCCAAGTCCGGCGAGAAGGATTTCGCCGGAGCCAGCTCCTCCCTGTCTAGTCCGACGTCTGATGCAAGAACCACGACAGATTTGACCATGTCTAGCAGGATTGGCAACCCGAACAATTATGCCGCCGCGGCCGCGAATCCCGGCCAGAGTTACGGCAACAAGAACACTGGTGTTGGTGCGGGTGCCAGCAATGGTTTTATGGCCCCGCCTGTTTATGAGGCGCTTCCGAGCTTCAGGGATGTGCCGCCTTCGGAGAAACCTGGCCTGTTCCTCAGGAAGCTCGGCATGTGCTGCGTGGTGTTCGACTTCACGGATCCGACAAAGGATGTGAAAGAAAAGGAGATCAAGAGGCAAACATTGCTTGAGCTcgtggattatgtcacctctgccaCCGGGAAATTCCCAGAGCCTGTTGTGCAAGAGGTCGTCAACATGGTATCCACAAACTTGTTCCGGGCCCCGAATCCTGCGCCAAGGGAGAACAAGGCACTTGAGTCATTTGATTTGGAGGAGGAAGAGCCTGTCATGGACCCGGCATGGCCTCACCTGCAGATTATCTTTGAACTGTTCTTAAGATTTGTCCAGTCTCCTGAGACAGATGCAAAGATGGCCAAGAGATATGTCGATCAGAGTTTCATTCTCAAGCTGCTTGATCTCTTCGACTCAGAGGATCCGAGAGAGAGGGAGTATTTGAAGACAATACTTCACAGGATATATGGGAAGTTTATGGTGCACCGTCCATACATCAGGAAGGCGATTAATAATATATTCTACAGATTTATATTTGAGACAGAAAAGCATTATGGGATCGCGGAGCTGTTAGAGATTTTGGGTAGTATAATCAATGGTTTTGCTTTGCCACTCAAGGAAGAGCATAAATCGTTTCTAGTCCGAGCACTGATACCCCTCCACAAACCAAAATGTGTTAGCATGTATCATCAGCAGCTCTCATACTGTGTCACTCAGTTCGTTGAGAAAGATTGCAAGCTTGCTGATACTGTTATAAGGGGTTTACTCAAGTATTGGCCCATCACAAATAGTTCAAAGGAGGTGATGTTTTTGGGCGAGTTAGAGGAGGTATTGGAAGCTACCCAGACAGCAGAATTCCAGAGATGCATGGTGCCGCTTTTCCGACAGATTGCCCGGTGTTTAAGTAGTTCACATTTCCAG GTGGCAGAGAGGGCTTTGTTTCTATGGAACAATGACCATATTGAGGGTTTGATCAAACAAAACAGTAGGGTGCTACTGCCCATTATCCTTCCTGCGTTAGAACGAAATACAAAAGGTCATTGGAACCAGGCAGTTCAAAGCTTGAGTCTTAATGTTCGCAAAATATTCTTGGACCATGACCCTGCACTGTTTGAGGAGTGCCTAAAGAAGTTTCAGGACGACGAAGCTCAGGGAGCTGCGGTGAGATCAAAACGTGAGGCTACATGGAAGCGCCTGGAGGAAATTGGATTGTCAAATCTGCAAGCAACGAGGCCAGAGGCAATTGTCCACCAGTAG